The sequence below is a genomic window from Bos taurus isolate L1 Dominette 01449 registration number 42190680 breed Hereford chromosome 7, ARS-UCD2.0, whole genome shotgun sequence.
GGTCTTCCCAGATAGGATCTTGGGGCCTAGTCACCCCAAGCcaggatgaaatgagatgatgGTATAGAGGGCCTGGTTCAGAAGTTGCTCAGTAAATCAGCCTTCCTTTTGAAGTCTGACCCCCTCCAGAGGGCAGAGTTCATCCAGGAGCCCCTGAGCTCTGTACCCCAATCAACCTTGCCCATCTATGCCCCAGGGGCTGAGAGGCCCTGGGCCTCTCATCTCTCTGGTATGTCTCCTGTGCATGCAGGGAGGAAACTCTGTGAAGGAGAGACCTCAAGCTCCCGAGGCAGGCCCATTGGGGCCCTAATTTCAACTCGGGTGCTCCCTAGCTGTGTAGTTTCTTTGggtttcatttgtaaaacagaagcCATAATACCTACCACCCCAGGTGAGGATGGAGGGAGAACGTGGCTGTGTGCCATTGCTGTCGGAGAGAGCACAGGAAACCCTGGGCCACTCTTACCTGGGTATTTTCAGACACCAGCGACTCCCCCAGTGCCCATTTCCAAGGAAAGAACTATGGCAAACTGGGGCCACACCATGGGCCAGGGGCGCCACTACCACCACACCCTTCCTCATCCCTTCTTCCCCTTTTCTCCCATTCACTCACCACTTCTCCTCAGACAGGCCAGGGTGGGGCAAGGCCAGCCTGGCGCAGCACAACTTCCCCAGGCCCAGGAGCCTGGACAGGTCAGAGCCctgagtagcagcagcagccactctcCTGGCTGCACACCCACCACATCCCTTCCTGGCAACCCTGGAGGATGCGAGTGCTGAGGCCAGACTACCAAGGGggcaactgaggcccagagaagggaagtgaCTTGTTCTGGAATGGTGGATCTAGAATTGGACTCCATCCCCACTCCCTGCCACCTCCTGTCTCAGCCCCAGCTCTATGGGTTAACATCTAGTGGGGCAAGAGAGGGCCAGGAAGAACTGTAGGCCACAGAGATTGGGGGTCCGGAGCCACAGCATCCCTGATGGAGGGGTGCCAGTGCCTCCTGCAAGGGCAGAGGAGGGCTGTGTGGGCCCCCATGGCTGCTCAGGAGCACTTGGGCTAGTGCTTCTTATGGAGGGAGTTCAGGCCAATTCTCTCATGTAGTACAGGCCTGCCTTCCAGGAGCTACAGGATGGAAGGGGAGAGGTCCAGACATAAACAGGCAGCGTGCTCTGGACAGGGGATCGGGGCAGCTGGTGTTTAGGGATAACCGATGTCATCAGGCAGAGACTGCAGGCGGGAGCAGGAGCAGAtaccaggcagaggaaacagcaaagcAGGAAGCAGGAGTGTGAAggggtgtggagaaaataaaagtctgataAAGCAGAGGGTGGAGGTGAGGGGGAGGCCATGGGGGAGGCTGAAGAGGTTCATTAGTCAGGTCCCAGCAGAGCTTCAGCTGTAACCCAGCAACTGCTCTGCCTCCCAGATGGAGTGGGACCAGAAGAGGACCAGGGAGCCAGCCCCATCTAAAGACACAATCCATCCAAcaagatgtaaagaacaaaacaaaacacaagtgTAAGCCAGCCCAGGTCcctctgccttctctggggtcctGGCTTGCCCATGAGCATCCTGCTACTCCGCTGCCCCACCCCTCCAACCAGGGGAGAGTGCAGTGAAGAGCGCTGAGCCAGGGAGAGGCTGAGTCCAGGTTGGAGGGCGGGCCAGAGAGACGGTGGTGGGTGTTGGGTGTGGGAGGAGGAAGGGCCAGATGGCCACTGTGGATGAGGAGGGGAAAGTCAGGCTGGTTCCTGGAGACCTGACCTGGTGACCAAGGCTGGAAACAGACACAGAGCAGCCTGGGGAGGAAGAACTCAGGGCAGGCAGATGTCCACGAGGGCGCAAgtctgtgctaagtcatttcagttgggtctgactctttgctattctatggactgtagcgtgccaggctcctctatgggattctccaggcaagaatactggagtgggttgccatgccctcctccaggggatcttccccacccagggatcgaacccgtgtctcttaggtctcctgcactagtaggcgatttctttaccactagtgccacctgggaagccccgcccATGAGGGCAGCTGccaggaaagggaaagaacagCTGGAAGGAATCTTGAGTTTCAGCTTGTCCCCTTCACACCCCCCAGGAGTTTGTCCCGCAGCCCCAGGGGAGAATTCTGATGAAGCTGTCAGATGGGAGAGCCCAGAGGCAGCTGGGTGAGGGCTGGGGCGGCTGGGCGAGGGCTGGGGCGCCCAGGCGAGGGCGCACGGCTTGGTTCCACGCCCAGCTTCCCTGTGCACAAGCTTTCCTTCCTCCTCATCAACGTCTTATCCCCACACTCCAGCTTGGAGACAGGCTCAGGGAGGGGCCAAGGTGGTAAAACTAGAAAAGGACAGggctaggatttgaatccaggtccaGCGGACCCAGTACCTGTGCATTTCCCTCTACAGCAGGGCTTGACAAAGCTGAAAGCTGAAGCAGGGTCAGACACCAACACTAGTGCAACAACAATAATAGTTATGTTCCTTGAATATTTACCACGTGCCAGGTGGTGCTCTGAGTTCTCTCTaagtatatttaatttctttaattacaGCAAGCCTTTGAAGTCAGGACCATTATTTGCCGCgtctggtggcactagtggtaaagagcccgcctgccccACAGGAGATACAAGAcatgagggttcaatccccgggttgggaagatcccctggaggagggcatgacaacccactccagcattcttgcctggagactcccatggacagaggagcctggcgggctacagtccatggggccacacagagttggacacgactaaagcaacttagcatgtacagaGAATGCCAGGCACAGAGGGATGAAGTatcctgcccaaggtcacagagcacaAATTTGAACTCAGGTTGCCTGGGACCTTCTTCCGTAAGTAACAGAAATGCATCAAACTGGCCCCAGAGTCCTCTGAGGAGAGTGTGAACTCCTTCTAGAGGAACCAGTTGTTGCTCAGGAACAGCCAGGGTTGCCGTGTTGGGAAGAAGCTCAGGGTAGATGGGGCAGAAACCGGGTGTCATGTAAAATGCCTGACTCTTAAATGTGGGTAACCCcttttaaggtaaaaaaaaaacattctgatATTAATAACATCCTACCTGTTTGCAGGCCAGCTTTGGCCCACAGATGTGTGACCCTGGTGCTCCCAGGTAGAAGTGGGGGACAGAGAGGAATATTCCAgccaggagggcagggggaggctTCCTGGGGAGGAGACATCTGCACACGTGTTTCCAGTAGGGATGGAGTGAAGGGACAGGTGGTGGAAGCTCCTGGGACAGGACCTGGTGAAAATGCAGCAGGGTCAAGGCAGGAAGGAACCGGGGATCAGTCAAACCCCGGTGATGAGAAGAAAACCAGACGCAGAGAAGCTGGTTCCCAGCCATGTGCTGGTGGCTGCAGGAAGTGGCTTCCATTTGGGACTGGCTGAGCTGGAAGGGCTTATGGGGCATTTGGGTGGAGATGTCACAGCAGGAAGTTGGCTATATGTGTTTGAAGCTGGGGAGATGTGGGAGGGAGAAAGGGCCCAGAACAGAGTCAGAGAAGGGTAAAGGTCGCCTTGCATGTATAGATAATGAGGAAGCTGGAGGAGCTGCTAGGAAGGTAGGAAGACCAAGGGAAACCACTGCAAGAGTCATTTTGAAAGGAGGGTTTTTCTGTTTCACTAATGGTTGGGATTCCCAGAGAAGTCAGAATTGTGCACCCAAggtggggagtgagggagggGGCACAGAGGGCGGGATTGACCTCTGTAGCTACTCCCGGTGAGGTTCGTAACCAGCCACACCAACACTGCCTGGGAGAACCTGAAGCTCCAGAGGTGCCCCTGCATCATTCTAATGCACAcgaaaatttgagaaccactgctctctACTATAAAATAGAACCCCATGCCCTGCCCAAGGTAGGGTGTttccaagaagaaacagttacAATAAGGAGATCATCAATTACACAGGTAATCTCTCCTTTCTCAAAGAAAACAGCCAACATAGATATATCACTTGCCACATGCTGGCCCCTGTTGTAGATGCTGGAAATATATTAAGTTGATTTGACCCTCACAGCAGGCACAGGAAGTAAGTCACTATTATTATCACTCCCCCTTCACTTACAGATGGAGACAaacaagtaacttgcccaaagtcacacagctagtaacaGAAACAAGATTCAAACTTTATGCTCCTACCCACCATGCTCAACATCCGGGCTCACCCAATGGGAGCTAGGGAGTCTACCAGGAGTGACTGGAGGGTACCTGGCATAAGTCCTAGCACACAAGGTGGTTGGCACATGATGGAAGGGGAGCCCAGGGCAGCCTGAACAAAACCATGAGCAAGCAGTGACCCGGCTGAGGATGCCCAGCGTGGCCCTCCAGGCAGATGAGAACACAGCTCTGGTCCCAGGGGCTGGGCCTCAAACTGTCCCTTGAGAATCCCCCCGGGGCTCTACTCTGACTTTCTGCCTTGGGTTTCTTGTAGGTTCTGGCTGTCTCCGATGGAGGTAAGTGTCAAAGTGTATAGAGAAAGCCTGGCtggatttgggggtgggggttgagggGGGTGTATGTGGAGAAAGGGTGGGGATACCCCTGCCATTTGCTTTCTTTCCAGGGAAAGTACCTGAGATGGGAttgggccaggggctggggaaggccGCAAAGGCTCACCTGCACTTGTCCATCCCCCTGCAGAGCTGAGCAGCACGACTGGGCCCCAGGGCCAGGGCGAGGGCCGAGGCAGCTCCCTCAGCATCCACAGCCTCCCCAGTGGCCCCAGCAGCCCCTTCCCCACGGAGGAGCAGCCTGTGGCCAGCTGGGGCCTGTCCTTCGAACGGCTGCTACAGGACCCACTGggcctggcttacttcactgtaagccctggggtgggatagggagggtgGATGGCAGTGGCCACCATGGGGGGAAGGGCGGGGGGGCATGGGAGAGGGCATGGCTGGAGTTTCAGGCTGGCCAGATTTGGACTCCTCTGTCGGCTTCTTCATCCagcatttctttggcactcattgCTCTTCTCCGAACTGGGAAGtttccttctctctgcctcttttttcCCTCTATGTGCCTCTGGATCTGATCCCACCTGTCTGTTTGGTTTAGCCTCTGGGCCCTCTTTCTATCCCAATCTCTTTGACCACATCCCCTGACTAGGTCTCTGGGTCTCCAcctgcctcctccttctccccatccccagGAGTTCCTGAAGAAGGAGTTCAGTGCTGAGAATGTGACTTTCTGGAAGGCCTGCGAGCGCTTCCAGCAGATCCCGGCCAGCGACACCCAGCAGGTGGGGTGAAGGGGGAGCTGAGGCTGCGAGAGATGGGACCAAGCCCTGAGCCATGCCCCTGACCTCCTGTCCGTCCCTGCCCCAGTTAGCTCAGGAGGCCCGTAACATCTACCAGGAGTTCCTGTCCAGCCAGGCGCTGAGCCCCGTGAACATcgacaggcaggcctggctcgGCGAGGAAGTGCTGGCAGAACCGCGACCGGACATGTTCCGGGCCCAGCAGCTTCAGGTGAGCTGTcccagggggcggggcctgggatAAAGGGCGTCGCCTCTGAAGGGAGCTGGGCGGAGCAGAGGCGGGGCCAGATCCAGGGGCGGAGCCTGAGCGGCagagatggtgggggtggggtggggaagagagcAAATCTGGATGCTGGGACTCGGTTAAAGGTAGGGGCAGGGCGCGGGTCAGAGAGAAGACGAGAGTCTACTGtgaaggaggggctggggggcggCGCGTGGGGCAAGGAGGGGCTCGGGGCTCGCCTCCAAAGTTGGGGATGCACCCAAGCCCCAGGGCCGGGTCTGGAACCTTGGCGGCTCGCTGAGCGCTCTCGGCGGCTAGCTGAGCGCTCTCTGCAGCTCACCGCCCGGCGCCGCCTCCGCAGATCTTCAACTTGATGAAGTTCGACAGCTATGCGCGCTTTGTCAAATCCCCTCTGTACCGCGAGTGCCTCCTGGCGGAGGCCGAGGGTCGCCCCCTGCGGGAACCTGGCTCCTGGCGCCCCGGCAGCCCCGACACCACGAGAAAGGTGCGCACGCGCTGTTGTGGGGGGCAGTGTCCCGGTGCAGATCTGCGGGGGTCGCTCACGGTCGGCCTGAGGGCTGGCACCCCGCCCAGTGCCATTGCCTTCCGTGTGTCTTGCAGAAGCCGAAGCTGAAGCCCGGGAAGTCGCTGCCGCTGGGCGTGGAGGAGCTGGGGCAGCTGCCACCTGCTGAGGGCCGCCCGCTCCGCAAGTCCTTCCGCAGGGGTGAGGGCAGAAGCGGGCCGCAGAGATAGAGAGGGCAGGAAACTGGGCAAGTCTGGAGAACACCCCCTTCCTCCTACTGGTCCTGCAGTCTAAGTCAGTGAAAATCGAAATGCAGGGCCCTgtggacccccacccccaccccgccacgtTCCCCTGGTGGTTCGGTTCCCACGCTAGAGCCCAGAAATTTGGGAAGCCCGCATCAGTAGCGAAGCCTCCCGGAACCCAAACACAGTTAGACCCCTGAAAAAGGGCTCCAGCAGAGTCCACTCGGGTGCGGAGAGGCCTCAGCAGAGGGGTGAGGAGAGGGACCCTGTCCTGCTCAGTCTTCCTCTCCTCTAGAACTAGCCGGCGGGGCGGCCAACACAGCCTTGCGCCGTGAGTCCCAGGGATCGCTCAACTCCTCCGCCAGTCTGGACCTGGGCTACCTTGCCTTTGCCAGCAGCAAATCTGAGGTAAGCCAACTGCTAGGGGAGATGAGGTGTGGGCCCAGTTCACTGACTCTTACCCCTTTGAGTGGCCACCGTGATCATTCTCTGTCACTAGCCCCACTTCATCCCCTACTTGATCCATAGGGCCAACAACTCAGCCTCCTTACTTTCTTCCTGTCCTCACTGCTTTGGGCCCCATGCATATTATGGGTGAACTCTTcagcctgtgtgtgcatgtgtgggtgaCCAGGTGTATAGAGCGTGTGTGTAGCAGTCGGTGGGTAGACCAGCCCCTCGGGTGCCCATAGGCTTGGGTGAGTATACATGTATTCCCATAGGAAGATGTATCCTGCCTGCCTGCAAGTGTGCCCTTGggcatgtgtgtgcctgtgtgtgccccAGTGAGCTTACCTGTGTACCTGTCTTTGTGTCCTTGCATGTGTACACATCACTTCCCTTGACATCTGCTCTGGATCAGAGCCACCGGAAGAGCCTTGGGAGCTCAGAAGGTGAGAATGAAAGCCGACCAGGGAAGTACTGCTGCGTATACCTGCCTGATGGCACAGCCTCCTTGGCCCTGGCCCGACCCGGCCTCACCATCCGTGACATGCTGGCAGGCATCTGTGAAAAACGAGGCCTCTCTCTACCTGACATCAAGGTCTACCTGGTGGGCAATGAGCAGGTGTGAACCCGGCCTGGTCTCCAACTCTAAATCCCTTCCTGATCCTGAACCACGGCCCCCCCCATTCCTGTCTCTGCTCAGCTGTGACCCCAACACCAATTCCATCTCTAACTTTAACCCATCCCCCATTCCTACCCACTTCCTGACTCCAGCCCTCACTACAACCTTCAGCCCCACGCCCAACTTCAAATCAATCCAGCACCAATTCCTCACTCAAATTCAGATATCTATTCTTACCCCACAAAAATCCTGTCCCCATCCCATTCCCATCTTGGTTTCCATCTTCATTCATATCCGGAGACTGTGATATGAATATGATATGAAGAGACTCCACTGCTGGAGCTGGGTTTTTCCCTGTCACCCCCAGACTTCAGACTGCCCATTCCTGAAATGGCCATTTGGAGACCCTTCACTCCCTCCAGGAAAGCCCAACTTCATCCAGCCTATGAAAAATTTTCCTTTAGGTACAAACTAGCATAGCTTTGAACTTAAACTAAACCATCCAATAAGGGGGAAGCTAAAGGAAGGATGCTATATCCCAGGGAGAACTGTCAGAATATCATTCACCCAGTAGACATTCCTAAGGCCCTGCCAGGTGAGTGAGCAGAGGGACCCAGGGTCCTCCAGGTCCAAAGGCGGGAGGTGAGCCAAGCAGAATGTGATCACGGAGGAGGAGTTGACTCTCCAGAGAGTTTCTGGGGCAAGATAGGCATTTCTGGGTGGTCCCAGGAGGCTTCAGGGAACAGGTGGTGGTTGATGAGGATGAGTTTGCCTGGCAGAGCTGTGGGGGGAGGACATTCGGGCACAGGGGGATCTAAGAAGTGCTGGGCACATTCAGAGGCCTGGAGCACAGGAGTGTGAGGGCCACAGTGGGAGAAACTCTGCCCATTCTCTTGGCCTCCCAGGCAGCCTCCACAACCCAGATGGGTTCTCATGTCTGCTAAATATAACTTCACACCCACACTCCACCTGTCCCTGCAGACAGCACAGGCCTGTTCCCTGGGACAGGCTGCCTCCCAGCCCTCGGCTGGTGCAGGTCGCCGGGTGATCACTATCACTGCTTTTATGTACCGACTATGTCAGGCACTGTGTAAGATACTTCACATCCTTCTGGCCTCACAGGTGTCTTGGAGGGAAGAGCTCTTTTTTTTGCAGTGAGGGAACAAGAAGTGTCCTTAGTAGGTGGGAATAGAGAGAAGTGGACAAGTGTAAAAAAATAAGGACAAGGCCTGGGTGGCTGACCAAAGGTGGGTGGTGAGGGAGGAAATTCGTCCAGCTGGCCGGGTTAAGTTTCACATGCCTGAGGGACAAAGGGCAGCTGTCCAGGGGGCAGATCCCCACTTGGCTCAGGAAGAGGTAGTTTCTTCCAGCCCTTAAGCTGGCCCTTTTAACCAAGTAGCCCCATTACTATTTCCTGCTTACCTCACCTCCATGTTTCCCATAACTCTGCGCCTTTTCCAAGTctttccagcattcttgccaccCTTCTCCCTAGTCTGGGCCACTCTAGGCTCTGATCCAGCCTGGTCTCTTACTCTGTCCGAATCTCTATGGCTCACCCGACCATCAGCCCTTCCCTCTGACCCTTAGGGAGCCTCCATAGTCTAGGTCATGGAAGGACGTGAGAATGACCTGGGatggggggaggaggaaggagaaggaattCTGAAACTCTGCCCTTCTGCGTCTGCAGAAGGCCCTAGTCCTGGATCAGGACTGCACCGTGCTGGCAGACCAGGAAGTGCGGCTGGAGAACAGAATCACCCTCGAGTAAGTGGTGAATCACCCTCGAGTAATCACACCTCAGCCGAGGGTCCCAGCACTCACTGGGGTCCCAGTTCGGGCTGCTGTTGTCCTTCCAAGTTCGGCCCCTGTACTAACACCGCCCCCTAGGCTAAGGCCCCACCTCCCATCGGTCCCACCGCCCAGTTCAGGCTCCACCCCTTCTCGGGCCAGTCCCTGGTGGGTTGAGGGAGAGGCGCGGCGGCCTCTCCATCCTTCCGCAGCGCTAGGGTCCCGCGCAGGCTCGAGGTGTTGGCGCTGGAGCGCCTGGTGCGGATCTCGGCCAAGCCCACCAAGCGGCTGCAGGAGGCGCTGCAGCCCATCCTCACAAAGCACGGCCTGAGCCCGCAGCAGGTGGTGTTACGCCTGGTAAGCCGCGGGGCCGAGGGACCGGGGCACAGCGGGGAGGGCTGCCTGTCTCGCGGGCTACTGACCTGTGGCTTCAGCCAGGCGAGAAGCAGCCGCTGGATCTGGAGAAACTAGTGAGTTCGGTGGCCTCCCAGAGATTGGTTTTGGACACTCTCCCAGGTAAGGGATGTTGGCCCCATGGCTTGGTCCCCCAGAATACCTCTGCCCCAATAGGAAGGGGGTCCAGGCAAGAGGCAAACAGGAATTGTGGTGCCCTCTGCTGCAGGTGTGACGATTCCTCAGGCTGATGACATACCTCCCTGCCACAGTCAGGTGAGCCAGGGGCTGGGTGCCCTCTTTTGCCCATCAGTCTCCCCTCCTAGTTATGGCTCCAACCCCACGTTCTCACAGGGTGGACCGCCTAGAATCCAGGACAAGGCCACCAACCTCCCTCCACCATCCCTGAACTCGCTGGCCCAAGTGCCCAGTAGTATCACTGGAAAGCGGCAGACCTGTGACATTGAAGGTATGTTGGGAATGGTGGCGGCTAGGGACCAGAATGGTTGAGGACCATTGAGGGAGGGTGGCCTCAGAGAGCCTTGAGCTGAGGCAGGGGCCTGGATGTCACTGGGTTGGAACAGGGTCCCCTGGGATTGAGGGACCAGAAGGGccaggatgggggcaggaagggagCATTAGTGCTGGGTTTAGGGAGGCTGTGGCCATAGGAAGGACAGTGGGTCTGTGATGGACCAGCATAAGTAGGTCTGCACCCATGGGCCCCTCGACTCTGCCACCACCCCCAGGCCTGGTGGAGCTGCTGAACCGAGTGCAGAGCTGTGGAGCCCATGACCAGAGGGGCCTTCTGCGCAAAGAGGACCTAGTGCTTCCAGAATTTCTGCAGCTGCCTGCCCAAGGACCCAACTCCCAGCAGCCTCCACCACAAGTGGAATCAGCAGCCCAGCCCAAGGGGAGCGCCTCGGACTCCACTGTCCACTCTGCCCTCTGACAGCTACCCAACAGTCCAGGCTGGCTGCATGGCACCTGGCGGGCCAAGCATGCCATGGGCCCGCTCTGCATGCCCTGTCTGTGCCATGAGTGTCCCTGGCCCCTTCCTGCCACGGGCAGGCCCGCAGGAAGAGGTGGGAGGAGTAGAGAGGAGACTCAGGGGAGTGACCCCCCACAGCTGCCACCACTTGGTCCCTTAACGGGTTTGCTCATCCATCCCTCGCTGCCAGGCCACCAGGGGGAGGTGGACCTAGCCCCCAGTGCAGATGTGCCCAGTGCAGAGGGGCGGCATTGGCAGTGCCAGCCTCCCCACCTCATGCCAGGCCTCAGCAGGGAGCAGGAAGAGGGGCCGGCCCTTCTTCCAGTAGTTGGTCTGAGTAAGGCCTGGGGGTGCAGACAGGCAGCCCCTCCCTCTACCCAGAGACTTGGACTGTGCAGTTGGCTTGGGGCAGCTGGGTTTGTCCTGGATGTATGGtattgttattataattattattattattctgccATAAGGTGTCTTCCTTGTGTGCCAGTCTACACTGTGCGCCGCCCCCACCCAAAAATTGCATTGCCTTTGTCACTAAGGTCAGTGCCAGGAAGTTCTTGGGGGCCTCAGGATGTACCCCCTGACTTCCTGTTGTCAGAGCCTCTCTTCCTGATTGCACGGGAGTATAGGGTGTAAGTGTAAGAGACAGAGACagccagagagagggagggagggacagaggaagtgggggagggaggaaggggagaagagaggaaagggaagtgGGGGCAGACCCCTCTGGGGAGCTGTGCCTCTGCTGGCATCCTTGTGCTGTTCCTAGGTCTCTGAATCTGAGTACAGTGTCTGGTCACTCAACTCCTTTGCTAGTGGAGACTAAATATGTCTCTGTAGACATGGCAGTGGGCTCCTTTGGATTCCTTGAAGGCCTCAAGGAGGACACTGGCTGTTGTGGCAAGGGTAGGTTCTGGCCCTACCTGTTTTGGCTGTTTGGTCTTCCCTGTCTCCAggcagccagggaagcccagagcccaCCCAGGAGGAGAAGCAATGATCCCTTTTAACATTCTGTGATTCTTTTGGGGAGAAACAcactcttttttaattgaagtatggttgattgatattatatttgtttcaggtgtacaggaagGTGATTCTGTTTTAAGTTTAATGGAGGTATAGCAAACATATGGAAGTCATGACTATATAACTTGAATTATCATGAAGAGAACACAAACCAAGAGTGATtcctttttttggtttttttttcagattatgagATAAATTATGAGAATGGGATTAACAGGTACAAGCTACTTAagatagataagcaacaaagatttactgtataacacagggaactatattcaaatcttataataatatataatggagaatAATCTGAGATTGATTGTTAGATTGATTGttatatatttatcttgtatACAGCCAAGTTCTCTTATTAATTCTGGGTGgggttgtttttatttgtttttgtttttaactagaTCCTCTTAGGGTTTTATAGATATTcaatatcatctgcaaataaaggGAATCATGTCTCTTTTTCCACTGGCATACTTTAATTTGACTTTTTATTAAAGCAGTTTCAAATTtgtaaaaagttacaaaaataaaaatagtacaaGGATCATCCATATACCTGTTTGTTCTAGCATTTGCTCTGAGTGTGTatccatgtgtgtgtgagtgcttggtttttttttttagcacttttgAGGGTAAGTTATGTCCAAAACTCTAGTGTGTATTTCTGAAGAATAAGGATATTCTCTTACTTACCACAGTAGTTATCAACATGAAATTGACAGATACTTTTATCTAATCTACAATCTATATTCCAATTTATAAAGTCTCTTATAACATTTTCCCCCCTCTAATATAGGATTCAGTCTAGGGCCAAGTATCACATTTAATCATCATGTCTGTTTAGCCTCCTATAATCTGGAATCAGGGAGAACCCAGGAAGGAGAACCCCAGCCTTCAGGCACAGAAGCCAGACTCAATCCCAGTGTCTGTGATAGAGAAACAAGGGGGCACAGGAGCCTTGAAAAGGCACCGGGAGGAGCGAGGCGTGCTCGTGACTACCTTTGACAGGCTGAGCTCTCTTCCCCACTCCAGTTCTTCACCCTCTGCCAGGGGGTCCCCATACCTGCCCCCTATCTTGTAACTGACTTTTTACCCTTGAAAATTCCTGGGAGAGATGAGTGGGGTTTGCTGGCCTTTCTCTAGAagttggatgccatgatcttagttttttgaatgttgagttttaaaacagtattttcactctcctctttcaccttcatcaagaggctcttcagttcctcttcactttccagtagtcatatatggatgtgaaagttggaccataaagaagtctgagtgctgaagaattcatgcttttgaactgttggataagactcttgagagtcccttggatgcaaggagatcaaaccagtcaatcctaaaggaaatcaaccctgagtattcattggaaggagtgatgctgaagctgaagctccaatactttggccacctgatgtgaagggctgactcactggaaaagaccctgatgctgggaaagattgagggcaggaggagaagaggacagaggacaagatggttggatggcataaagactcaatggacatgagtttgagcaaactctgggagatggtgaaggacagggaagcctggcgtgctgcagtgcatgagttggatatgactgagtgactgaacaaca
It includes:
- the RGS14 gene encoding regulator of G-protein signaling 14 isoform X1, which codes for MPGKPKHLGVPNGRMVLAVSDGELSSTTGPQGQGEGRGSSLSIHSLPSGPSSPFPTEEQPVASWGLSFERLLQDPLGLAYFTEFLKKEFSAENVTFWKACERFQQIPASDTQQLAQEARNIYQEFLSSQALSPVNIDRQAWLGEEVLAEPRPDMFRAQQLQIFNLMKFDSYARFVKSPLYRECLLAEAEGRPLREPGSWRPGSPDTTRKKPKLKPGKSLPLGVEELGQLPPAEGRPLRKSFRRELAGGAANTALRRESQGSLNSSASLDLGYLAFASSKSESHRKSLGSSEGENESRPGKYCCVYLPDGTASLALARPGLTIRDMLAGICEKRGLSLPDIKVYLVGNEQKALVLDQDCTVLADQEVRLENRITLELEVLALERLVRISAKPTKRLQEALQPILTKHGLSPQQVVLRLPGEKQPLDLEKLVSSVASQRLVLDTLPGVTIPQADDIPPCHSQGGPPRIQDKATNLPPPSLNSLAQVPSSITGKRQTCDIEGLVELLNRVQSCGAHDQRGLLRKEDLVLPEFLQLPAQGPNSQQPPPQVESAAQPKGSASDSTVHSAL
- the RGS14 gene encoding regulator of G-protein signaling 14 gives rise to the protein MPGKPKHLGVPNGRMVLAVSDGELSSTTGPQGQGEGRGSSLSIHSLPSGPSSPFPTEEQPVASWGLSFERLLQDPLGLAYFTEFLKKEFSAENVTFWKACERFQQIPASDTQQLAQEARNIYQEFLSSQALSPVNIDRQAWLGEEVLAEPRPDMFRAQQLQIFNLMKFDSYARFVKSPLYRECLLAEAEGRPLREPGSWRPGSPDTTRKKPKLKPGKSLPLGVEELGQLPPAEGRPLRKSFRRELAGGAANTALRRESQGSLNSSASLDLGYLAFASSKSESHRKSLGSSEGENESRPGKYCCVYLPDGTASLALARPGLTIRDMLAGICEKRGLSLPDIKVYLVGNEQALVLDQDCTVLADQEVRLENRITLELEVLALERLVRISAKPTKRLQEALQPILTKHGLSPQQVVLRLPGEKQPLDLEKLVSSVASQRLVLDTLPGVTIPQADDIPPCHSQGGPPRIQDKATNLPPPSLNSLAQVPSSITGKRQTCDIEGLVELLNRVQSCGAHDQRGLLRKEDLVLPEFLQLPAQGPNSQQPPPQVESAAQPKGSASDSTVHSAL
- the RGS14 gene encoding regulator of G-protein signaling 14 isoform X2, with protein sequence MEEFLKKEFSAENVTFWKACERFQQIPASDTQQLAQEARNIYQEFLSSQALSPVNIDRQAWLGEEVLAEPRPDMFRAQQLQIFNLMKFDSYARFVKSPLYRECLLAEAEGRPLREPGSWRPGSPDTTRKKPKLKPGKSLPLGVEELGQLPPAEGRPLRKSFRRELAGGAANTALRRESQGSLNSSASLDLGYLAFASSKSESHRKSLGSSEGENESRPGKYCCVYLPDGTASLALARPGLTIRDMLAGICEKRGLSLPDIKVYLVGNEQKALVLDQDCTVLADQEVRLENRITLELEVLALERLVRISAKPTKRLQEALQPILTKHGLSPQQVVLRLPGEKQPLDLEKLVSSVASQRLVLDTLPGVTIPQADDIPPCHSQGGPPRIQDKATNLPPPSLNSLAQVPSSITGKRQTCDIEGLVELLNRVQSCGAHDQRGLLRKEDLVLPEFLQLPAQGPNSQQPPPQVESAAQPKGSASDSTVHSAL